A portion of the Leptidea sinapis chromosome 13, ilLepSina1.1, whole genome shotgun sequence genome contains these proteins:
- the LOC126967478 gene encoding uncharacterized protein LOC126967478 produces MREVSADVIELCGLLQCLGYNIKSLDTRDGNTSMDRPKTVTITCQASGIQVMLESADMGCSCPGNANESNSGFWQVSGMTGGKQLNKETTSGLIGSLPRKTREEVANNLIKIISYIKDHNESELDKPMQANKSTSMLELNTPEKRNVELKLETPNRCKSLDTLALEGGSNIPGSWLLQRQLTHSADVMPKKTSMYQRQRTYTVSTTSGSIRTRNKTSSPIRKCPVSPDLLATLVQAETNCHDLKNLLNYIIHLLAEDEKNDSSMSSLALDVSRISLIKGPELSKPFTSSPNISSLGMANEDITKHLRRAETGSTTSLKSDNNSAKQSKLRKYTPGLLKFKKESKEPPKPDKKEIKSRLFSNFMKPKPGSHSVSPSTSRLNVDASPNLSGAKKKYSHIKSTIPRPSSKKE; encoded by the exons GAAGTCAGTGCTGATGTCATAGAACTATGCGGGTTGCTTCAATGCCTTGGTTACAATATCAAGTCTTTGGACACAAGAGATGGAAATACTAGCATGGATCGTCCGAAGACTGTTACAATAACCTGCCag GCATCTGGAATTCAAGTAATGTTGGAAAGTGCTGATATGGGCTGTTCATGTCCAGGTAACGCCAATGAGTCCAACAGTGGATTCTGGCAAGTCTCTGGAATGACGGGAGGTAAACAGCTCAATAAG GAAACCACCAGTGGTCTGATTGGCTCTCTACCCCGCAAAACGCGAGAAGAAGTAgctaataacttaataaaaattattagttaCATAAAGGATCATAATGAGTCTGAACTGGACAAGCCAATGCAAGCAAATAAATCTACAAGCATGCTTGAGCTGAATACTCCAGAAAAAAG GAATGTGGAGCTTAAACTTGAAACTCCAAATCGATGCAAATCTCTGGATACTCTCGCATTAGAAGGTGGCTCAAATATTCCTGGATCATGGCTCCTGCAACGACAATTGACCCACAGCGCTGACGTAATGCCCAAAAAGACA tCAATGTATCAACGGCAGCGCACTTACACTGTCTCTACAACATCCGGGTCTATAAGAACACGAAATAAAACATCAAG ccCCATTAGGAAATGTCCAGTATCACCAGATTTACTTGCCACGCTAGTTCAAGCGGAAACGAATTGTCacgatttaaaaaatttactaaacTATATCATCCACTTACTTGCTGAGGACGAAAAGAATGATTCATCAATGTCTTCCCTCGCCTTGGATGTATCTAGAATTTCACTAATAAAG GGTCCAGAACTATCCAAGCCTTTTACATCTAGTCCTAACATATCTTCTTTAGGAATGGCAAACGAAGATATAACAAAACATCTTAGGAGAGCAGAAACGGGTTCAACAACCAGTTTAAAATCCGACAACAATTCTGCGAAACAATCAAAACTGCGTAAATATACACCAGGATTGCTTAAGTTTAAAAAGGAGAGTAAGGAACCACCCAAGCCTGATAAGAAGGAAATCAAGAGTCGTTTATTCAGTA ACTTTATGAAGCCGAAACCCGGATCACATTCAGTATCACCTAGTACATCAAGATTGAACGTAGACGCGAGTCCGAATTTATCTGGTGCCAAGAAAAAGTACAGTCACATCAAGTCCACAATTCCTAGACCATCATCCAAGAAGGAGTAG